A region of Mauremys mutica isolate MM-2020 ecotype Southern chromosome 2, ASM2049712v1, whole genome shotgun sequence DNA encodes the following proteins:
- the SDR16C5 gene encoding epidermal retinol dehydrogenase 2 isoform X1 — MCKLSSISETLKFLILLGYYYFEAFILFICPPCKKNVAGEIVLITGAANGIGRQIALNFARLGATLVFWDIDEEGNKETIKLAKENGAKGVYAYRCDCSNREEVYRVADQVRKEVGDVNILVNDAGIANVKTFLDLPDADMEKTIRVNIMAQFWTCKAFLPAMIACNRGHLVSISSGTGLIGANKLTDYSASKFAIIGFLESLAFELQAAGKKGIKTTIVCPSFVNTELSRGIHVSRPLLLPILDVEYAGRKIVDAIREEKFYVFMPLTNCISALKNFVPKKVLFLAVEYAGIFNNLDGVRDRKRRDQNHPAPKMSDTS, encoded by the exons ATGTGCAAGTTAAGCAGCATCTCGGAGACTCTCAAATTCCTGATTTTATTAGGATATTACTACTTTGAGGCTTTCATTCTGTTTATTTGTCCTCCATGTAAAAAGAATGTTGCTGGTGAAATAGTGCTTATTACAGGAGCTGCAAATGGGATTGGAAGGCAGATTGCCTTAAATTTTGCTCGTCTTGGAGCTACCCTGGTTTTCTGGGACATTGATGAAGAAGGTAACAAAGAGACGATTAAACTGGCCAAAGAAAATGGAGCCAAAGGAGTTTATGCCtacaggtgtgactgcagcaatAGGGAAgaagtctacagagtggcagatCAG GTTAGAAAAGAAGTTGGGGATGTTAATATCCTAGTCAATGATGCGGGCatagcaaatgtgaaaacatTTCTTGACCTTCCAGATGCAGATATGGAGAAAACTATAAGGGTGAACATCATGGCCCAGTTCTGG ACTTGCAAAGCCTTCCTTCCGGCTATGATTGCCTGTAACCGTGGACACTTGGTTAGTATCTCAAGTGGAACTGGACTTATTGGTGCCAATAAACTGACAG ATTATAGTGCAAGTAAATTTGCAATAATTGGCTTTCTAGAGTCATTAGCTTTTGAGTTGCAGGCTGCAGGAAAGAAAGGCATTAAAACCACCATCGTCTGTCCTTCTTTCGTAAATACAGAATTATCTAGGGGTATTCATGTCTC GAGGCCACTTTTACTTCCTATTTTGGATGTAGAATATGCAGGCAGGAAgattgtggatgcaattcgagaGGAGAAGTTTTATGTGTTCATGCCTCTGACCAATTGCATTTCTGCTTTGAAAAA CTTTGTACCTAAGAAAGTGCTATTCCTTGCTGTAGAGTATGCTGGTATTTTCAACAATCTGGACGGTGTCAGAGACCGGAAGAGAAGGGACCAAAACCACCCTGCTCCGAAGATGTCTGATACCAGCTAA
- the SDR16C5 gene encoding epidermal retinol dehydrogenase 2 isoform X2, with protein sequence MCKLSSISETLKFLILLGYYYFEAFILFICPPCKKNVAGEIVLITGAANGIGRQIALNFARLGATLVFWDIDEEGNKETIKLAKENGAKGVYAYRCDCSNREEVYRVADQTCKAFLPAMIACNRGHLVSISSGTGLIGANKLTDYSASKFAIIGFLESLAFELQAAGKKGIKTTIVCPSFVNTELSRGIHVSRPLLLPILDVEYAGRKIVDAIREEKFYVFMPLTNCISALKNFVPKKVLFLAVEYAGIFNNLDGVRDRKRRDQNHPAPKMSDTS encoded by the exons ATGTGCAAGTTAAGCAGCATCTCGGAGACTCTCAAATTCCTGATTTTATTAGGATATTACTACTTTGAGGCTTTCATTCTGTTTATTTGTCCTCCATGTAAAAAGAATGTTGCTGGTGAAATAGTGCTTATTACAGGAGCTGCAAATGGGATTGGAAGGCAGATTGCCTTAAATTTTGCTCGTCTTGGAGCTACCCTGGTTTTCTGGGACATTGATGAAGAAGGTAACAAAGAGACGATTAAACTGGCCAAAGAAAATGGAGCCAAAGGAGTTTATGCCtacaggtgtgactgcagcaatAGGGAAgaagtctacagagtggcagatCAG ACTTGCAAAGCCTTCCTTCCGGCTATGATTGCCTGTAACCGTGGACACTTGGTTAGTATCTCAAGTGGAACTGGACTTATTGGTGCCAATAAACTGACAG ATTATAGTGCAAGTAAATTTGCAATAATTGGCTTTCTAGAGTCATTAGCTTTTGAGTTGCAGGCTGCAGGAAAGAAAGGCATTAAAACCACCATCGTCTGTCCTTCTTTCGTAAATACAGAATTATCTAGGGGTATTCATGTCTC GAGGCCACTTTTACTTCCTATTTTGGATGTAGAATATGCAGGCAGGAAgattgtggatgcaattcgagaGGAGAAGTTTTATGTGTTCATGCCTCTGACCAATTGCATTTCTGCTTTGAAAAA CTTTGTACCTAAGAAAGTGCTATTCCTTGCTGTAGAGTATGCTGGTATTTTCAACAATCTGGACGGTGTCAGAGACCGGAAGAGAAGGGACCAAAACCACCCTGCTCCGAAGATGTCTGATACCAGCTAA